GATTGACGCGCGGGCTGATGCGGCTTGGCAACCACACGGTGCAGGGTGCTGACCCAGCGGTCCGCCGTCCATCGGGCCATCAGATCACCGATATTGATCACAAAGGCATCTGCGGGTGCCGGAACAGCAACCCAATCGCCGTTCGGGGCACGCGCTTCTAGTCCCTGACTACCCGGCTGCGGCAAGAGGATCGTCAGCGATCCATAATCGGTATGGGCGCCGGCGCGCTGCTGATTGTCCAGCGGCACACCTTGGGTCGGCGGATAGTGCAGTGCCCGCAAAGCAGATATCGGCTCTCCGATATATGGCGCAAAGAAATCCGGAGCTTTGCCAAGGGCGACCGCAAATACACGCATCACGCGCGTAGCCAGATCCTCCATCGCGGCGTAATAGGCCTCCCACGCAGGCCGAAAGCCCGGAAGGTCAGGCCAAAGCGTCGGCTGGTAACAGAAAGCAAGCGCATCTGCCGACGCATTCGCAGGGACACGTAAAGGGCCGCCATTGAAGCTTTCCTTCAAATCCGGCGGTGTCTCCTCGCCCTGCGATGCAGCCAGCGCTTCCATCTGGGGGCCGATATAGCCGTAAGGGTACCCGGGATACGGCGCGCGCACCTGCTCTTTCGCGGCGGCGTCTTGGGCGAAAAATGCTGTCACGGCTGCCTGCATATCTGCAATCACCTGTTGCGGCACACCATGACCTTGCAGGATCAGAAAGCCCGTCTCGCGGCAGATCCGGTCC
The sequence above is drawn from the Cognatiyoonia koreensis genome and encodes:
- a CDS encoding isopenicillin N synthase family dioxygenase; translated protein: MFERFDLAAFEADSTDATAVDRICRETGFLILQGHGVPQQVIADMQAAVTAFFAQDAAAKEQVRAPYPGYPYGYIGPQMEALAASQGEETPPDLKESFNGGPLRVPANASADALAFCYQPTLWPDLPGFRPAWEAYYAAMEDLATRVMRVFAVALGKAPDFFAPYIGEPISALRALHYPPTQGVPLDNQQRAGAHTDYGSLTILLPQPGSQGLEARAPNGDWVAVPAPADAFVINIGDLMARWTADRWVSTLHRVVAKPHQPARQSLAFFHQPDWDAEIVPLDGSDSYAPVRSGPYLMDKFKSTGA